In Acidobacteriota bacterium, one genomic interval encodes:
- a CDS encoding DUF2400 family protein — MKFLLPVPEGGSACKRSHLFLRWMVRTEGFDLGLWAGGRFTPARLLLPMDTHVHRIATYLGLTRRPAADLAASREATGWLKFLNPEDPVAYDWALSRLGILAECVTERTRRHCERCAVRPVCRASLIPSQGAVAA; from the coding sequence CTGAAGTTCCTGCTGCCCGTGCCGGAAGGCGGCTCCGCCTGCAAGCGTTCGCATCTTTTCCTCCGCTGGATGGTCCGGACGGAGGGGTTCGACCTCGGCCTCTGGGCGGGCGGGCGCTTCACGCCCGCCCGCCTTCTGCTGCCGATGGACACGCACGTCCACCGCATCGCGACTTACCTCGGCCTCACGCGCCGCCCGGCTGCCGACCTCGCGGCCTCGCGCGAGGCGACGGGCTGGCTCAAGTTCCTCAACCCGGAAGACCCCGTCGCCTACGACTGGGCGCTCTCGCGCCTCGGCATCCTCGCCGAGTGCGTCACCGAGCGCACGCGCCGCCACTGCGAGCGCTGCGCCGTGAGGCCCGTCTGCCGCGCGTCCCTCATCCCTTCCCAAGGAGCCGTCGCCGCATGA
- a CDS encoding UbiA family prenyltransferase, producing the protein MTPKTAVRLTRPFTLLPPLLGILSGAVCAFGSVHNPDPAHRVTPALLGIVALGALCASLLNAASNVLNQITDLEVDRINKPDRPLVTGEASIRSAWSLTWILYVLAMVPTWWIVVPALPGFAARALAPVPMHQCFFLFLGGLLATLVYSVPAFGRTKRLGVWANVTIAVPRGTLLKVAGWTLVASAFSAEPWVIGGLFGLFLLGASSTKDFSDAEGDRAGGCETLPVKYGNRKAVAMISPFFVLPWLLLAGLAWVNDPFAPGHRLLSGNPWLLTALGLLLATWGAYTVSLLRRNPDELATTENHPSWTHMYLMLMCAQVGFALAYVL; encoded by the coding sequence GTGACGCCGAAGACCGCGGTCCGTCTGACGCGGCCGTTCACGCTGCTCCCGCCGCTCCTCGGCATCCTCTCGGGCGCCGTCTGCGCGTTCGGGAGCGTCCACAACCCCGACCCGGCGCACCGCGTGACGCCGGCGCTCCTCGGGATCGTCGCGCTGGGGGCGCTGTGCGCGTCGCTCCTGAACGCGGCGTCCAACGTCCTGAACCAGATCACGGACCTCGAGGTCGACCGGATCAACAAGCCCGACCGCCCGCTCGTGACGGGCGAGGCGTCGATCCGCTCCGCCTGGAGCCTCACGTGGATTCTCTACGTCCTCGCGATGGTCCCCACGTGGTGGATTGTCGTGCCCGCGCTTCCCGGTTTCGCAGCCCGCGCGCTCGCGCCCGTGCCGATGCACCAGTGCTTCTTCCTGTTCCTGGGCGGCCTCCTCGCGACGCTCGTCTACTCCGTGCCCGCGTTCGGGCGCACGAAGCGGCTCGGCGTCTGGGCGAACGTGACGATCGCGGTCCCGCGCGGGACGCTCCTGAAGGTCGCCGGCTGGACGCTCGTCGCCTCGGCGTTCTCGGCCGAGCCGTGGGTCATCGGCGGCCTCTTCGGCCTGTTTCTCCTCGGAGCCTCCTCGACGAAGGACTTCTCCGACGCCGAGGGCGACCGCGCGGGCGGCTGCGAGACGCTGCCGGTCAAGTACGGGAACCGGAAGGCCGTCGCGATGATCTCGCCGTTCTTCGTCCTGCCGTGGCTGCTCCTCGCGGGCCTCGCGTGGGTGAACGACCCCTTCGCGCCCGGCCACCGGCTGCTCTCCGGAAACCCGTGGCTCCTGACGGCGCTCGGCCTGCTCCTCGCGACGTGGGGGGCGTACACGGTGAGCCTCCTCAGGCGCAATCCGGACGAGCTCGCCACGACCGAGAACCACCCGTCCTGGACACACATGTACCTCATGCTCATGTGCGCGCAGGTGGGGTTCGCGCTCGCGTACGTGCTCTAG
- a CDS encoding TlpA family protein disulfide reductase, which translates to MNDFLDRKKAIGLGIAALVSGALAFYAKDALRPPEVRVPAAAAPAKKAGLPAGPLVVRNRQGAARDLAVKSGRGLILHFWATWCAPCREEMPALVKFVKETKGDPNVEFLAVSVDEDWKVVDTWLKERGIADLPLALDPKGDTAHRAGTDKFPETWFVAPSGEIVHHIAGAADWNDPRLRELAAEFSRAAGAPKS; encoded by the coding sequence ATGAACGATTTCCTCGACCGCAAGAAGGCCATCGGCCTCGGCATCGCCGCCCTCGTCTCCGGCGCCCTCGCGTTCTACGCCAAGGACGCGCTCCGCCCGCCCGAGGTCCGCGTCCCGGCGGCGGCGGCGCCCGCGAAGAAGGCCGGGCTGCCCGCCGGGCCGCTCGTCGTGAGAAACCGCCAGGGCGCGGCCCGCGACCTCGCCGTGAAGTCCGGCCGCGGCCTCATCCTCCACTTCTGGGCCACGTGGTGCGCGCCCTGCCGCGAGGAGATGCCCGCGCTCGTGAAGTTCGTCAAGGAGACGAAGGGCGACCCGAACGTCGAATTCCTCGCGGTGTCCGTCGACGAGGACTGGAAGGTCGTCGACACATGGCTCAAGGAGCGCGGCATCGCGGACCTCCCGCTCGCGCTCGACCCGAAGGGCGACACGGCGCATCGGGCCGGGACGGACAAGTTTCCCGAGACCTGGTTCGTCGCGCCGTCGGGCGAGATCGTCCACCACATCGCGGGCGCGGCGGACTGGAACGACCCGAGGCTCCGCGAGCTCGCGGCCGAGTTCAGCCGCGCGGCCGGCGCCCCGAAGTCCTAA
- a CDS encoding DUF92 domain-containing protein, translating into MTPLPREEALRKAVHVGMAGFALLLRVITWQQAALAAGVALAANVFVLPRLAPNVLRMDERARRFSVGIALYPLIVLLLIFTFRSNLQIAAAGWGYLAFGDGFATLAGMTLGGPRLPWNPKKSLSGFLGYLVFGFLGAAALFGFVATRVPSGWEFACLFAAALVGAAVESLPSELDDNVLPPLVAAAALALLLPCRAGVLDALGPAGLRALAVALGINAAVAGLAAALRVVRPSGALAGALLGTVVLGFGGAGLYVLLWVFFLGGTLATRFRKSRKEAMGKAEEKGGRRGAANVLANVSVAAFCALAAGLGPHAGALHLAAAAALATALMDTVGTEVGQAIASPTVLLPDFRRVPPGTDGAVSIAGTLAGLVAAGLLAWVGVAAFVFTPSGAAAVVLAALLGTVLESLLGRAGAPWRVSNGHVLNFVNTLAGAAAAPPLAMLLGGLS; encoded by the coding sequence ATGACGCCGCTGCCGCGCGAGGAAGCGCTCCGCAAGGCGGTCCACGTCGGGATGGCGGGATTCGCACTGCTCCTCCGGGTGATCACGTGGCAGCAAGCCGCCCTCGCGGCGGGCGTCGCTCTCGCAGCAAATGTTTTCGTGCTGCCGAGGCTCGCGCCGAATGTTCTTAGAATGGATGAGCGGGCGAGGCGCTTTTCCGTGGGCATTGCTTTGTATCCGCTCATCGTGCTCCTCCTGATCTTCACCTTTCGAAGCAATCTTCAAATCGCCGCTGCAGGATGGGGTTACCTCGCATTCGGCGACGGCTTCGCCACCCTAGCGGGGATGACTCTCGGGGGCCCCCGTCTCCCCTGGAACCCGAAGAAATCCCTCTCCGGCTTCCTCGGCTATCTCGTCTTCGGCTTCCTCGGCGCCGCGGCGTTGTTTGGCTTCGTCGCGACGCGCGTGCCGTCCGGGTGGGAATTCGCGTGCCTCTTTGCCGCCGCGCTCGTGGGGGCCGCCGTCGAGAGCCTGCCGTCGGAGCTGGACGACAACGTTCTGCCGCCGCTCGTCGCGGCTGCGGCTCTCGCGCTCCTCCTGCCGTGCCGCGCGGGCGTTCTCGACGCGCTCGGGCCCGCGGGCCTCCGCGCCCTCGCCGTCGCCCTCGGCATCAACGCCGCCGTCGCGGGCCTCGCGGCGGCGCTGCGCGTCGTGCGGCCCTCCGGCGCCCTCGCGGGCGCGCTCCTCGGAACGGTCGTCCTCGGCTTCGGCGGCGCGGGGCTCTACGTCCTTCTCTGGGTGTTCTTCCTCGGCGGCACGCTCGCCACGCGCTTCCGCAAGTCCCGCAAGGAGGCGATGGGGAAGGCGGAAGAGAAGGGCGGGCGGCGCGGAGCCGCAAACGTTCTCGCGAACGTCTCGGTGGCCGCGTTCTGCGCCCTTGCCGCGGGCCTGGGCCCGCACGCGGGCGCGCTCCACCTCGCGGCGGCTGCGGCGCTCGCGACGGCGCTGATGGACACGGTCGGCACGGAGGTGGGCCAGGCGATCGCATCGCCGACCGTGCTCCTCCCGGACTTCCGCCGCGTGCCGCCGGGCACGGACGGCGCCGTGTCGATCGCGGGCACGCTGGCCGGCCTCGTGGCCGCGGGGCTCCTGGCGTGGGTCGGCGTGGCGGCATTCGTTTTTACGCCCTCCGGCGCGGCCGCGGTCGTCCTCGCCGCCCTCCTCGGGACCGTTCTCGAGAGCCTCCTCGGCCGCGCGGGCGCCCCGTGGCGCGTCTCGAACGGCCACGTCCTGAACTTCGTCAACACGCTCGCGGGCGCGGCCGCCGCGCCGCCTCTCGCCATGCTCCTCGGAGGCCTCTCGTGA
- a CDS encoding carboxypeptidase regulatory-like domain-containing protein, translated as MRFVHAFVLAGAVVFFLEGNAGRGASPSSPSKKSSSAGTTSTKLEARDGVFGTVRLSGPVPKLAARPVISDVAICGRADRPSPALVLGKGKELGNAFVWLEGAKGGELPKGPFRIDQKGCAFEPYAQVVSRNVPVTVLNSDPVLHNVHATTVKGDALFNKAIPIKGQSFAERFTTAGVVRVKCDVHAWMNAWVFVADSPFAAVTDKEGRFAFPGVAPGTYRLHAWHELLGEKVQSVVVPANGVARADVTLSLAD; from the coding sequence GTGCGATTCGTGCACGCGTTCGTGCTCGCCGGCGCGGTGGTTTTCTTCTTAGAAGGTAATGCGGGCCGCGGCGCATCCCCCTCTTCACCTTCAAAGAAATCTTCCAGCGCCGGAACGACGAGCACGAAGCTGGAGGCGCGCGACGGGGTCTTCGGCACCGTGAGGCTGTCCGGCCCCGTCCCGAAGCTCGCCGCGCGGCCGGTGATTTCCGACGTCGCGATCTGCGGCAGGGCCGACCGGCCGTCGCCCGCGCTCGTCCTCGGCAAGGGCAAGGAGCTCGGGAACGCCTTCGTGTGGCTCGAGGGCGCGAAGGGCGGCGAGCTTCCGAAAGGCCCGTTCCGGATCGACCAGAAGGGCTGCGCGTTCGAGCCCTACGCGCAGGTCGTGAGCAGGAACGTCCCCGTCACGGTCCTGAACTCCGACCCGGTCCTCCACAACGTCCACGCCACGACCGTGAAGGGCGACGCGCTCTTCAACAAGGCGATCCCGATCAAAGGCCAGAGCTTCGCCGAGCGATTCACAACGGCCGGCGTCGTCCGGGTGAAGTGCGACGTCCACGCGTGGATGAACGCGTGGGTCTTCGTCGCGGACTCGCCGTTCGCGGCCGTCACCGACAAGGAAGGCCGCTTCGCGTTCCCGGGCGTCGCGCCCGGCACGTACCGCCTCCACGCGTGGCACGAGCTGCTCGGGGAGAAGGTCCAGTCCGTCGTCGTGCCCGCGAACGGCGTCGCGAGGGCCGACGTCACCCTTTCCCTGGCGGATTAG
- a CDS encoding ubiquinol-cytochrome c reductase iron-sulfur subunit translates to MADTVTTGTAPSVAAATEAPLPSRRGFLSWLAVAWLAFAAGVGALLTLTARFLFPNVLFEPPSSFKAGYPSDYQAGEVDERWKEKYQVWIVRNADMVYALITVCTHLGCIPNWLQAQNKFKCPCHGSGYYRSGINFEGPTPRPLERAAISISPDDGQIFIDKARKFLYEKGQWTDPAAFIKTT, encoded by the coding sequence ATGGCGGACACGGTCACCACGGGAACCGCTCCATCCGTCGCCGCAGCGACTGAGGCTCCGTTGCCGTCGCGGCGGGGCTTTCTCTCGTGGCTGGCGGTCGCGTGGCTCGCGTTCGCGGCCGGCGTCGGGGCTCTCCTGACGTTGACGGCGCGCTTCCTCTTCCCGAACGTCCTCTTCGAGCCGCCGTCGTCCTTCAAGGCGGGGTACCCCTCCGACTACCAGGCGGGCGAGGTGGACGAGCGCTGGAAGGAAAAGTACCAGGTCTGGATCGTGCGGAACGCGGACATGGTTTACGCGCTCATCACGGTCTGCACGCACCTCGGGTGCATTCCGAACTGGCTCCAGGCCCAGAACAAGTTCAAGTGCCCGTGCCACGGCTCCGGGTACTACCGCTCGGGCATCAACTTCGAAGGCCCGACGCCGCGGCCGCTCGAGCGCGCCGCGATCTCGATCTCGCCGGACGACGGCCAGATCTTCATCGACAAGGCCCGGAAGTTCCTCTACGAGAAGGGCCAGTGGACCGACCCCGCGGCCTTCATCAAGACGACGTAG
- a CDS encoding HEAT repeat domain-containing protein, which produces MRTGGRNQRWQAAFELTKKLPALTDPAEKAAFSAAAMKAFEGAGADDPRVRRYLTLVLGRLGDPKSVPLLERALDDKDAETRLYALWALALVGDPKSAPKVRPLLDSEDPGVRKTAAFAAGRMEDGDAVPALKRLLGDPVTDVRWNAALALATLDDASGKDVLVGMCDRAALRATPGLSAEQQEDALLNGLRGLALLKDPDAQSLGKRMVDADPSLRVRREARKILESPGGNAVRGKS; this is translated from the coding sequence GTGCGCACGGGCGGCCGCAACCAGCGCTGGCAGGCCGCGTTCGAGCTCACGAAGAAGCTCCCCGCCCTGACGGACCCGGCCGAGAAGGCCGCGTTCTCGGCCGCCGCGATGAAGGCGTTCGAGGGCGCCGGGGCCGACGACCCGCGGGTGCGCCGCTATCTCACGCTCGTCCTCGGCCGACTCGGCGACCCGAAGTCGGTGCCGCTCCTCGAGAGAGCGCTCGACGACAAGGACGCCGAAACCCGCCTCTACGCGCTCTGGGCGCTCGCGCTCGTCGGCGACCCGAAGTCGGCCCCGAAGGTGCGGCCGCTCCTCGACTCCGAGGACCCCGGTGTGAGGAAGACGGCCGCGTTCGCGGCCGGGCGCATGGAGGACGGCGACGCCGTGCCCGCGCTGAAGCGCCTCCTCGGCGACCCCGTCACGGACGTGCGCTGGAACGCGGCCCTCGCGCTCGCGACGCTCGACGACGCCTCCGGAAAGGACGTCCTCGTCGGGATGTGCGACCGCGCCGCGCTGCGCGCCACGCCCGGCCTGTCGGCCGAGCAGCAGGAGGATGCGCTCCTCAACGGACTGCGCGGCCTCGCGCTCCTGAAGGACCCCGACGCGCAGTCGCTCGGAAAGCGCATGGTGGACGCGGACCCGTCGCTGAGGGTCCGGCGGGAGGCCCGCAAGATCCTGGAGTCCCCCGGCGGTAACGCGGTTCGCGGCAAATCTTGA
- a CDS encoding 4Fe-4S binding protein: MPHFIHDTCIGCGVCEIKCPTHTITGGKNEKFVIHQNRCIDCSVCAVYCPVSCIQDQHGEIVQKVKPKDIPKAIVDRDLCTACEFCIDICPFDCIHLVADPLAPNLHYKVAEVDAAPCVSCRLCETVCDKDAIYVPNPITQAKQYLPVL, from the coding sequence ATGCCTCATTTCATCCACGACACGTGTATCGGCTGCGGGGTCTGCGAGATCAAGTGCCCGACGCACACGATCACGGGCGGCAAGAACGAGAAGTTCGTGATCCACCAGAACCGCTGCATCGACTGCTCGGTCTGCGCGGTCTACTGCCCCGTGTCGTGCATCCAGGACCAGCACGGCGAGATCGTCCAGAAGGTCAAGCCGAAGGACATCCCGAAGGCGATCGTGGACCGCGACCTGTGCACGGCCTGCGAGTTCTGCATCGACATCTGCCCGTTCGACTGCATCCACCTCGTGGCCGATCCGCTCGCGCCGAACCTCCACTACAAGGTGGCCGAGGTGGACGCGGCGCCGTGCGTCTCCTGCCGCCTGTGCGAGACCGTGTGCGACAAGGACGCCATCTACGTTCCGAACCCGATCACGCAGGCCAAGCAATACCTGCCCGTGCTCTGA
- a CDS encoding c-type cytochrome, whose amino-acid sequence MAKAPPPEPIDHHYDIAKLTKVFAIVSILALPAFAWMTWQDYGRDWKSWQKKFVENDRKKTREALRAAAGKIDPDLEQKTLDQKREGARELRRNRAAVAEAEEKDRKAEGAWYDADQDFRFKKAEMDTARYVYETRQKEDPKSAATTKAKAAYERLRAAYDESRGREQAAQKAWDGTRAALAELQKTKRDAEEALAKIDEEYDRYRAKLKTLRQDDAFYFVRNAPIADMLAPSLKIQQVQLDGLSNDVNFLRSQRVDRCVTCHIAAEKRGFEDKQKYPESVLRTHPRLDLFVDSNSPHPYATFGCTSCHGGRDRATDFTRAGHMPNDYAAYEKLEEERHAGRDEKGMPVDDDALRELMEETQTGRWMKAYDWEVDKYNDLPMYPMKAVEAGCFRCHKQDAGHPKAAKLDQGRKLIEALGCWSCHKMKGIEDLPKPGPNLARVAAKTTPEWTGRWLVNPRAFRSNTKMPRFFYLENFDTPSGHKLTDTMVAGVTAYLFEKSGKAAYPAPAKGDAARGKVLFENVGCQGCHVSEPGAERRVMDGWRQHGPNLIGLSEKTTPGWIAAWLKDPKAYNPETRMPNLRLADDEIADLVAYLWSRPSQPEFKASHAPKADPAERDALVSEYLMQTRSVVDAKADLAKMSARDKDLFVGEKIIAHYGCYACHNIPGFEKAKPIGVELSEWGNKPVHLLDFGFVRVPHTRADWLAQKVGQPRSYDREKVKNFQEKLKMPQFSLSPAEIEAVQSTVLGMQKDDMSDALTARATGPRGAVEAGRRIVKDYNCQGCHVLEDKGGAIREAMTASKIDLAMAPPIIRGEGAKVQSEWLFAFLHGPRTGQIRPWLKVRMPTFGFSTDQINALTAYFAAQDKARYPFDGRVETVDPRSRAAGAATFASLKCAQCHPTSQDAFAQALKEGKTPADLAPILAAAHTRLRYDWIADWIKRPDEWMPGTRMPTNFPKVDDKSDKRISPLAPALDTPAFAGLKKDLVAIWGSEAEAKAYLGDPERVTKALRDHIWSLGNAPTQVASH is encoded by the coding sequence ATGGCCAAAGCTCCGCCGCCCGAACCGATCGACCACCATTACGACATCGCGAAGCTGACGAAGGTCTTCGCGATCGTGTCGATCCTCGCCCTGCCGGCGTTCGCGTGGATGACGTGGCAGGACTACGGGCGCGACTGGAAGAGCTGGCAGAAGAAGTTCGTCGAGAACGACCGGAAGAAGACGCGCGAGGCGCTGCGCGCCGCCGCCGGGAAGATCGACCCGGACCTCGAGCAGAAGACCCTCGACCAGAAGCGCGAAGGCGCGCGCGAGCTGCGCCGCAACCGCGCGGCGGTCGCCGAGGCCGAGGAGAAGGACCGGAAGGCCGAGGGCGCCTGGTACGACGCCGACCAGGACTTCCGCTTCAAGAAGGCCGAGATGGACACGGCGCGCTACGTGTACGAGACGCGCCAGAAGGAAGACCCGAAGTCCGCGGCGACGACGAAGGCGAAGGCGGCCTACGAGCGCCTCAGGGCCGCCTACGACGAGAGCCGCGGCCGCGAACAGGCCGCGCAGAAAGCCTGGGACGGGACGAGGGCCGCGCTCGCGGAGCTCCAGAAGACGAAGAGAGACGCCGAGGAGGCTCTCGCGAAGATCGACGAGGAATACGACCGCTACCGGGCGAAGCTCAAGACGCTCCGGCAGGACGACGCGTTCTATTTCGTCCGCAACGCGCCGATCGCCGACATGCTCGCGCCGTCGCTCAAGATCCAGCAGGTCCAGCTCGACGGCCTCTCGAACGACGTGAACTTCCTGAGGAGCCAGCGCGTCGACCGCTGCGTGACGTGCCACATCGCGGCCGAGAAGCGGGGCTTCGAGGACAAGCAGAAGTACCCCGAGTCCGTCCTCAGGACGCACCCGCGCCTCGACCTCTTCGTGGACTCGAACTCTCCCCACCCGTACGCGACGTTCGGGTGCACCTCCTGCCACGGCGGGCGCGACCGCGCGACGGACTTCACGCGCGCGGGCCACATGCCGAACGACTACGCGGCCTACGAGAAGCTCGAGGAGGAGCGGCACGCGGGCCGGGACGAGAAGGGGATGCCCGTCGACGACGACGCGCTCCGCGAGCTGATGGAGGAGACGCAGACCGGCCGCTGGATGAAGGCGTACGACTGGGAGGTCGACAAGTACAACGACCTCCCGATGTACCCGATGAAGGCCGTCGAGGCGGGGTGCTTCCGCTGCCACAAACAGGACGCGGGCCATCCGAAGGCCGCGAAGCTCGACCAGGGCCGCAAGCTGATCGAGGCGCTCGGCTGCTGGAGCTGCCACAAGATGAAGGGCATCGAGGACCTGCCGAAGCCCGGACCGAATCTCGCGCGCGTCGCGGCCAAGACGACGCCGGAGTGGACGGGCCGCTGGCTCGTGAACCCGCGCGCCTTCCGCAGCAACACGAAAATGCCGCGGTTCTTCTACCTCGAGAACTTCGACACGCCGTCCGGCCACAAGCTCACGGACACGATGGTCGCGGGCGTGACGGCCTACCTGTTCGAGAAATCCGGGAAGGCCGCGTATCCCGCGCCCGCGAAGGGCGACGCGGCGCGGGGCAAGGTCCTCTTCGAGAACGTCGGCTGCCAGGGCTGCCACGTCTCCGAGCCCGGCGCCGAGCGGCGGGTGATGGACGGCTGGCGACAGCACGGCCCGAACCTGATCGGCCTCTCAGAGAAGACGACGCCGGGCTGGATCGCCGCGTGGCTGAAGGACCCGAAGGCCTACAACCCCGAGACGCGGATGCCGAACCTGCGGCTCGCCGACGACGAGATCGCGGACCTCGTCGCGTATCTCTGGTCCCGGCCGTCGCAGCCGGAGTTCAAGGCCTCTCACGCGCCGAAGGCCGACCCGGCCGAGCGCGACGCCCTCGTCTCCGAATACCTCATGCAGACGCGCTCGGTCGTGGACGCGAAGGCCGACCTCGCGAAGATGTCGGCGCGTGACAAGGATCTCTTCGTGGGCGAGAAAATCATCGCCCACTACGGCTGCTACGCCTGCCACAACATCCCCGGCTTCGAGAAGGCCAAGCCGATCGGCGTCGAGCTCTCCGAGTGGGGAAACAAGCCGGTCCACCTCCTCGACTTCGGGTTCGTGCGCGTCCCGCACACGCGGGCCGACTGGCTCGCCCAGAAGGTGGGCCAGCCCCGGAGCTACGACCGCGAGAAGGTCAAGAACTTCCAGGAAAAGCTCAAGATGCCGCAGTTCTCGCTCTCGCCCGCCGAGATCGAGGCCGTCCAGTCGACCGTCCTCGGGATGCAGAAGGACGACATGTCCGACGCGCTCACCGCCCGCGCGACCGGGCCGCGCGGCGCGGTCGAGGCCGGGCGGCGCATCGTGAAGGACTACAACTGCCAGGGCTGCCACGTCCTCGAGGACAAGGGCGGCGCGATCCGGGAGGCGATGACCGCGAGCAAGATCGACCTCGCGATGGCGCCGCCCATCATCCGCGGCGAGGGCGCGAAGGTGCAGAGCGAGTGGCTGTTCGCGTTCCTGCACGGGCCGCGGACGGGCCAGATCCGGCCGTGGCTCAAGGTCCGGATGCCGACGTTCGGCTTCTCGACCGACCAGATCAACGCGCTCACGGCCTACTTCGCCGCGCAGGACAAGGCGCGTTACCCGTTCGACGGGCGCGTCGAGACGGTCGACCCGCGGTCGCGGGCCGCCGGCGCGGCGACGTTCGCGTCGCTCAAGTGCGCGCAGTGCCACCCGACGTCGCAGGACGCGTTCGCCCAGGCCCTCAAGGAGGGCAAGACGCCCGCCGACCTCGCGCCGATCCTCGCGGCGGCGCACACGCGGCTGCGCTACGACTGGATCGCGGACTGGATCAAGCGGCCCGACGAGTGGATGCCGGGCACGCGGATGCCGACGAACTTCCCGAAGGTGGACGACAAGTCGGACAAGCGCATCTCGCCGCTCGCGCCCGCGCTCGACACGCCCGCATTCGCGGGCCTGAAGAAGGACCTCGTCGCGATCTGGGGGTCGGAGGCGGAGGCGAAGGCCTACCTCGGCGACCCGGAACGCGTCACGAAGGCGCTGCGCGACCACATCTGGTCGCTCGGGAACGCGCCGACGCAGGTCGCGTCGCACTGA
- a CDS encoding cytochrome C codes for MYQAHLNDARLEKGLPPLEKEDSDKKVFTWPDLVYVELIALIVCSIVMTVWSIVLKAPLEEPANPGAAPNPAKAPWYFLGLQELLVYFDPWMAGVVLPTLIIVGLMAIPYIDTNPRGNGYFSFRERKWEILMFCFGFIILWVVLIILGTFLRGPNWNFFGPYETWDPNKLEPLNNVSVSEIFWVKWLGTALPTFWLKRELPGIVLVLFYMGALPGLLSKTLFRRFYEKMGTVRYLVGVNLFLIMLAVPIKMYLRWIFNLKYIVNIQEFSFNI; via the coding sequence ATGTACCAGGCGCACCTCAACGACGCCCGCCTCGAGAAGGGCCTTCCGCCGCTCGAGAAGGAAGACAGCGACAAGAAGGTCTTCACCTGGCCGGACCTCGTCTACGTCGAGCTCATCGCCCTCATCGTCTGCTCGATCGTCATGACGGTCTGGTCGATCGTCCTCAAGGCGCCGCTCGAGGAGCCCGCGAATCCCGGCGCGGCGCCGAACCCCGCGAAGGCGCCGTGGTATTTCCTCGGCCTGCAGGAGCTGCTCGTCTACTTCGACCCGTGGATGGCGGGCGTCGTCCTCCCGACGCTCATCATCGTGGGCCTCATGGCGATCCCGTACATCGACACGAACCCGCGCGGCAACGGCTACTTCTCCTTCCGCGAGCGGAAGTGGGAGATCCTGATGTTCTGCTTCGGGTTCATCATCCTGTGGGTGGTCCTGATCATCCTCGGGACGTTCCTGCGCGGCCCGAACTGGAACTTCTTCGGCCCCTACGAGACCTGGGACCCGAACAAGCTCGAGCCGCTGAACAACGTGAGCGTCTCGGAGATCTTCTGGGTCAAGTGGCTGGGCACGGCGCTCCCGACGTTCTGGCTCAAGCGCGAGCTGCCCGGCATCGTCCTCGTCCTCTTCTACATGGGCGCCCTGCCCGGGCTGCTCTCGAAGACGCTCTTCCGCCGCTTCTACGAGAAAATGGGAACCGTCCGGTACCTCGTGGGCGTGAACCTGTTCCTCATCATGCTCGCGGTGCCGATCAAGATGTACCTGCGGTGGATCTTCAACCTCAAGTACATCGTCAACATCCAGGAATTTTCTTTCAACATCTGA
- a CDS encoding cytochrome b N-terminal domain-containing protein, producing the protein MSLEKHWRKLQRSVVETQVWKSIFRVGIPNTNRKRVLAVLGNVVLHLHPVKTRKSGVKMRYTWCAGGMTFFLFLVLTFTGLLLMFYYRPTIEYAYGDMLDLREQVPFGVMREMHRWGAHAMVIAVWIHMFRVFMTGSYKPPREFNWNVGVVLLVLTLLLSFTGYLLPWDQLAIWAITVGSNMARATPLAGYEGPFAAQIQVNGVNLVTAGSDARFGLLGGRIVGANALLRFYVLHCVFIPLIAAFLMAVHFWRVRKDGGISGPL; encoded by the coding sequence ATGAGCCTCGAGAAGCACTGGCGGAAGCTCCAGCGGTCGGTCGTCGAGACCCAGGTCTGGAAGTCCATCTTCCGGGTGGGCATTCCGAACACGAACCGCAAGCGCGTCCTCGCGGTGCTCGGGAACGTCGTCCTTCACCTGCATCCCGTCAAGACCCGGAAGTCGGGCGTCAAGATGCGCTACACGTGGTGCGCGGGCGGGATGACGTTCTTCCTCTTCCTCGTCCTCACGTTCACGGGCCTCCTCCTCATGTTCTATTACCGGCCCACGATCGAGTACGCCTACGGCGACATGCTCGACCTGCGCGAGCAGGTGCCGTTCGGCGTCATGCGCGAGATGCACCGCTGGGGCGCGCACGCGATGGTCATCGCGGTGTGGATCCACATGTTCCGCGTCTTCATGACGGGCTCCTACAAGCCGCCGCGGGAGTTCAACTGGAACGTGGGCGTCGTCCTCCTCGTCCTCACGCTCCTCCTCTCCTTCACGGGCTACCTCCTCCCGTGGGACCAGCTCGCGATCTGGGCGATCACGGTCGGCTCGAACATGGCGCGCGCCACGCCCCTCGCGGGCTACGAAGGGCCGTTCGCGGCTCAGATCCAGGTCAACGGTGTCAACCTCGTGACGGCCGGCAGCGACGCGCGCTTCGGCCTCCTCGGCGGCCGCATCGTCGGCGCGAACGCGCTGCTGCGCTTCTACGTCCTCCACTGCGTCTTCATTCCGCTCATCGCGGCGTTCCTCATGGCGGTCCACTTCTGGCGCGTGAGGAAAGACGGCGGGATCTCGGGGCCGCTGTAG